The sequence TACGAAGAGTTTTACAGGGATCTGAGTCGTCGAGGTGAGTTTCCTTACCGCAGCACCAGAGCAGGCATGTGGGCAACTTCAGACGCTGAGGAAGTTTTCAGGGCATTTCGTTATTTTCAGGTGGAAAAATACCGCCACTTGGCTGACCTGGGCAGCGGGGATGGCAAGGTGGTTTTACTAGCATCACTGTTTACCAGAGCAACCGGCTACGAGATTGATGAAAAACTGCACCATATTGCCTGCCACCTGCAAAAGATTCTTGGCATAGAGCGTGCCACTTTCGTGCAGCAGGATTTTCTTACAGCTGACCTCAGCCGACACGATCTGCTCTACCTTTATCCAGACAAGCCTTTGAGGGCTTTGGAGGACAAACTGCATGGAAGCTGGACCGGTTCTTTGCTGGTGCATGGACCCCACTTCCCGCCGCAGCATTTTCTTGAGGTTGTGCAGGCGCCTTCTGCAATCGGCAAATTCACCCTGTATACCTTTATCGCAAACCGGTGAAGTCATCATGCAGCTTCCGTCCTACTTGCAGTTGTTTCAGTCGGGTGAATTGGCTAGGCGAGTAGAGCAGGCCATGAGACGACTCCGGCAGTGTGACCTCTGTCCGCACAGCTGCGGAGTCAATCGTCTGGAGGGTGAAGTCGGTTTTTGTGCCACCGGCGCCCACCCTGTGGTGAATGACACCATGCCGCATTTTGGTGAGGAAAGCGTCCTGGTGGGTTCCGGAGGCTCTGGGGCCATCTTCTTTTCTCATTGCACAATGGCATGCATCTTCTGCCAGACTCATGACATCAGCCAGAGGGGACAGGGGACCGAGATTGACAGCAGCCGTCTAGCTGAACTCATGCTTCTTCTCCAAAGCGATGGCTGCCACAACATAAATCTCATAACCCCTACACACGTTGTTCCACAAATACTGGCTGCGGTGCAATTGGCAGCAGCTGAGGGATTACACCTGCCTCTGGTATACAATACCAGCAGCTATGAGACTCTGACTACGCTCGAACTTCTGGCAGACGTGGTGGACATCTATCTGGCTGACTTCAAGTTCTGGCACAAGAGCACCGCAAGAGAGCTCTGTGGTGTGGAGGACTATCCAACAGTTGCCCGTGAGGCCCTCAAGAAAATGCAGCAGCAGGTCGGGAACTTGCACCTCGATGACAAAGGGCTGGCCACATCCGGCTTGCTGGTGCGCCATCTGGTGTTGCCAGGCTACCTTAGAGACACAGCAAGAGTCCTCGATTTCATTGCTAGGGAAATTTCAGTCCATACCTATGTAAATCTTATGGGACACTATCGCCCCTGTGGACAAGCCCAGCACCATCCTGTTCTCAATCGCACCCTGCGGGCCAGCGAGTACCATGCTGCCAGACAAAAGGCCCTGGAAGTGGGGTTGCACAGACTGGACCAGACTCATGTGCACCTGTATGAACATTTCTTTTCGCCGGATGAATAAGGAGGACAGCTGTACTGCCTCAGGAGAGTTTGCCTGGATGGCTGTGCGGCTTGCCTTCAAACTTATTGGCAAAGCACCATTGACAGCAGCTTGTCGATTTGATCGAGTAAACGGCGGTAAAGCCCGCCATAACTCTTGCTGCCGTAGCAGTGGATGCAATTGAAAATCTCCTTTTTTACTTTGTTGGTATCTGCACGCACAATCGATGCGCTACGCCCCATGGCGTCACCTTGCAGACATTGGAGCTCGCCTTGCAGTAAAGCCCGCCCTTTCGGGTAAAATTGTTGCCACAAATCGCCCAGAATTCTCAGCTGCTGGCAAAGCTCCCGGGTTACCGCCTTGCCCCCTGGATCAGTAGAGGTTTGGCATCCTTCAAGTTCTCTCAGCAGTCCACGCAGCAACACACAGACGGTGCCGAACTCAGCCCCACGAATGCCTCGTTTCCATTGAAGGAGCCAGGGATTTCTCCAGGACCAAATACCGCATCGTGCTCCAAAGGAGACCAGTTCATCAGCTTGCTGTGCCACCTGTTTGAGTGTGTCAAGACTTTCCTCGTCCACCAGTAAAGTCGGCGTCTCAGTGCGCCTTTTGCTCTCCGCTTGGCAGGCTGAAGTTGCCAGGAGATCATGCCAAAGGTTAAAAAGCGCCAGGTTCCCAGCTTCATCTCCAGGGGTCTCGAGATGGGGGTAAGAGAGCACCACGCGACCCTCTCCATATTGGCCCTCTATGATGGCAGGTTCATCCAGCAACATTTCCGGATTAAGGTTGATCTCGTATTCTCTTTCCAGGGAACTCCAGTCGAGGCCTGCTGCTTCAGCCTGATGCACATTTAGATCTGAAACGCAGAAATCCTTTTCAGGATGACCGTATCGACCAAGAACCGTCAGGTTTTCCTGATCAAGGATATCAAATTGTGAAGGCCACCACACCTGCAAGGGCACTGCCTCGCCTAGTCCCCACCAGAGAGGATGGTTGCTGCTCTGGCGAACCTGTATAGAGCCGCTGAAGTTGGGCAACCGATCCCACATTGCCTTTCGCGCCACGGGCACCAGCCCCAAGCCTTCATCCACTTGCAAGGCCAGGCCAGCACCGCCACAAATGCCGAGATATCCTCCGCCTTTCTGAACAAAACGACGTACCTCCTCCCGACCATCATGACCAAGTGCCTTACTTTTAAGGTGTGCCCAACCGCCGGGAACAATCAGGAGCGAATAGTGGGAAAGGGTGTGCTTTCTTACCTGAGAGGCAGAGAGGAGCTCGAAAAAAAAACCCAGATCTTTCAGAACAGATACTGCAATATACCCCCAGAGAAAAGACTTCTCCATAAGGAGTGCTGCAGGTGTGCGCTTCAGTTCTACAAGATGGTGTCTGTCAGACGCAGAAATAACCACAGGCTCAGTCTCGGTGAGCGATTCTGCCTGCAGCAACGATCCGAAGACCAGGTCTCCGGCAGCCGCCACAGAGTTCGATGGACCTTGCCAGCGGTATACCTTTTCTCCACGGCTCAGAGCAGAATGGGCTGCGCGAATAGCTGCGGCAGTTGAATCTGATCGTGACAAGTGGAGACAGCTCTCGGTCTGACTCATGTAACCTGACAAAAATCCTTTCTAGCTGGAAATATCAAACTTCCTAGATGCCGCGGAGTTCACCACAATCGGGGCAGATCCAGGTAACGGAATTGCCGCTGATACCCCACTGGTTCTCCTGCATGCATCGCAAGCAAATCTGGAAACCGCAAGGGCAGGTCCAGCAGAACTTCTGCTCCTGACGGCAGCAATGGCAGAAATATTTTTCCTTCCTCCACCTTCTCGATTTTCTAGGTTGCTCCATCGTTTCCATTGTGCCATCCATTTTCCTGCCAGGAAACACTCAAAAATCTTGCATACCTTTCTTTCGGTCCGTCTATCTTCCTATTCGGGGATCTTGTGGCGAAGCCCAACCTCGACTGCATGATTTGGGATCAAGATATCTGCCATTTCCTTTACACGCTTGGCACTCTCATAGGCTGCAATAGCATCAGTGTGCACTCCAGGCGCTACCACCGGCCCCACCTTGGGAAAATTTTCAGCATTGCAACAAAAACCGGTAATGATTGCGGTACCTTTTTCTGTACTTACCGCAACAGATTGTCCACCAGGCGTATGTCCGGGAGTAAAGAGAAGCCGAACTCCCGAAATGATTTCCACGTCTCCCTCCACAGGCACCACTTCCGAGTCATTGAGAAGGTCCGAGTAATACCGATGGTCGATAGGGTGGGGCGCCTTAAAAAAATCGAGCTCCGCCTGTTGCACGTAAACTTTGGCATTCTTGCACTTGTAAGTATTCTCACAGTGATCGTTATGAAGATGAGTCTGAATGACGATGTCCACATTTTCAGGCGTGAGGTCCACCTTGCTCAAAGCTTCTTCAAAATTCATAATTGATAAACCGGTCTCCTCAACAGCTCTGGAAGAAATCATGAACTCTTCCATCCCAGTGTCGACCAAAATCTTCTGGTCTCCACCTTCTAGGTAAAAGACGTAAATGGGCAGCCAGATCCGCTTGCCGTATCCACGCTGGTAGGTCATTATTCCCTGGTCCGTTTCATTGATGCCAACTGCCAGGGGATGAATGACATAAATACTCATTTCTATCGGCCTCCGTGCTCAAGGTTTTCAGATGAATCTTTCGTAGAAATTATTCGTTACCCTCTTCTTGCCGTTGCCGCCAACTGGAGTACCACAGACAAAAGTCGTACATCCCCTGATAGCGGTCCACTTCGCGATAGAGCCCCTGAGAGATTTCCATGACCCCTTTTACATACTCCACTGAGTAATCTGTTATGCGCCGTTCGGCGAAATATCTCTCGTGCAGTTCATGACCCGAATCGATGCTCACCTCTTCGCCCTTGGCCTGCTGCTTCAATTTGTACATCGGGGGCTCTTTGGGAAGCATGAAAGGATCCCAGTTGTCATAGCCTTTCTTGATGATGCGCTTCTGCGACCGGGGAGACATGGCCTCAAAAAGTTCTCGCTTTTTCTTTTCCTTCTCAGGTGTGAGCTTTGCCATTGCCTGCTGTCCTGTATACTTTCAGCTTGACCTCTTCTTGTAAGCGTCACTCTAGCCAATCACTACTGTTCAGTATGGTCCCTGCCATATTCGCACGGTTTCAGAATCTCCAATTCATCAGGAGTGGCAGGTCTGACCTTCTCCACTCTTACCTTATAGCGCAATGCCTTGCCGACAAGCGGGTGATTGTAATCGAGGACAACCCGGTCCTGTCGCTTCTCCAGCACGCGATAACTGAAACTCACCAGGTGGTCCGGGTTGATGGCTCTCACCCAGGAGCCTTCTACCAGGTCCCTGCCCTGGGGAAACTCGTCAAAGGTTTTCTCCTGGATAAGAGAGGGATTGTGCTCACCAAAGGCTTCCTCAGGGCTGAGGGTGAACTCGACCTCGTCTCCTTCGCTCAGGTTCTTCAGCTTTTGCTCTAAGGCCGGGAGAATCTGATTATAGCCGGTCACGAATTCCATGTGAGCAAGGCCCTCGCGGGGGTCTCCTTTGACAATCTCACCGTTCTCCAGTTGCACAGTATATTTCAAGCTTACGTAGGTGTTTTGCGGTTGAATATCCACCTCAGTCCTCTCCCTGTTCTGCTGCGCTGCAGCCCAGTTCCGCTGCCAATTCAGGGTTTACCTGAAAACCAAGTTCCAGCGCCTTCTGGCAATGGCTCCTGGCCTTGTCAATGTTTCCAGCTGCATGATAAGCATGCACCAGGTTGTTGTGAGCCAAAACAAAATCAGGCTTCAACTCCAGGGCTTTCAGGTTCTCTCTAATCGCCTGCTGGGGATCACCTTTCAATAAATAGGCCCCACCCAAATTGGCGTGCGCCTCGGCAAGTTTGGGTTCTAGCTCGAGCGCCCTGCGATAGGCAGCCATTCCTTCGTCAATTTTTCCTTGTTGAATCAAGGCAAAGCCAAGATTGCTGTGAGCGAGGGGATGATCCGGATCTATCTCCAGGGCCTTTCTGTTGGCCTCCACACAGGCATCAAGGTTGCCTTTACGCAGATAGATGCCACCTAGGTTGATGTACGCTTCGACCATTTTCGGATTCAAGTTGATGGCATGTTGCAAGGCT is a genomic window of Deltaproteobacteria bacterium containing:
- a CDS encoding radical SAM protein, which produces MQLPSYLQLFQSGELARRVEQAMRRLRQCDLCPHSCGVNRLEGEVGFCATGAHPVVNDTMPHFGEESVLVGSGGSGAIFFSHCTMACIFCQTHDISQRGQGTEIDSSRLAELMLLLQSDGCHNINLITPTHVVPQILAAVQLAAAEGLHLPLVYNTSSYETLTTLELLADVVDIYLADFKFWHKSTARELCGVEDYPTVAREALKKMQQQVGNLHLDDKGLATSGLLVRHLVLPGYLRDTARVLDFIAREISVHTYVNLMGHYRPCGQAQHHPVLNRTLRASEYHAARQKALEVGLHRLDQTHVHLYEHFFSPDE
- a CDS encoding N-acyl homoserine lactonase family protein — encoded protein: MSIYVIHPLAVGINETDQGIMTYQRGYGKRIWLPIYVFYLEGGDQKILVDTGMEEFMISSRAVEETGLSIMNFEEALSKVDLTPENVDIVIQTHLHNDHCENTYKCKNAKVYVQQAELDFFKAPHPIDHRYYSDLLNDSEVVPVEGDVEIISGVRLLFTPGHTPGGQSVAVSTEKGTAIITGFCCNAENFPKVGPVVAPGVHTDAIAAYESAKRVKEMADILIPNHAVEVGLRHKIPE
- a CDS encoding peptidylprolyl isomerase, giving the protein MDIQPQNTYVSLKYTVQLENGEIVKGDPREGLAHMEFVTGYNQILPALEQKLKNLSEGDEVEFTLSPEEAFGEHNPSLIQEKTFDEFPQGRDLVEGSWVRAINPDHLVSFSYRVLEKRQDRVVLDYNHPLVGKALRYKVRVEKVRPATPDELEILKPCEYGRDHTEQ
- a CDS encoding tetratricopeptide repeat protein, with the translated sequence MDKKKDVSEDTIFRKLKQQQLATPYSPPLYYNIGLAYARRGQFDEAITALQHAINLNPKMVEAYINLGGIYLRKGNLDACVEANRKALEIDPDHPLAHSNLGFALIQQGKIDEGMAAYRRALELEPKLAEAHANLGGAYLLKGDPQQAIRENLKALELKPDFVLAHNNLVHAYHAAGNIDKARSHCQKALELGFQVNPELAAELGCSAAEQGED